In Paralichthys olivaceus isolate ysfri-2021 chromosome 13, ASM2471397v2, whole genome shotgun sequence, the following are encoded in one genomic region:
- the cox6b2 gene encoding cytochrome c oxidase subunit 6B2, with product MSETIDEKLKNYRTAPFDARFPNTNQTRNCFQNYLDYHRCNKALEAKGQDMTPCQWYMRVYKSLCPMSWVAKWDEQIESGSFPGRI from the exons ATGTCTGAGACTATCGACGAGAAGCTGAAGAACTACAGGACGGCTCCCTTCGACGCCAGATTCCCAAACACCAACCAGACCCGCAACTGTTTCCAGAATTACCTGG acTACCACAGGTGCAACAAGGCCCTGGAAGCCAAAGGCCAGGATATGACTCCCTGTCAGTGGTACATGAGGGTTTACAAGAGCCTCTGTCCCATGAGCTGG GTTGCTAAATGGGACGAGCAGATAGAAAGTGGATCTTTCCCTGGGAGGATCTGA
- the rasip1 gene encoding ras-interacting protein 1, translated as MEGSGSPRFRKLHFPVGLWINSPRKHFAKLGGRWPSAISVKSTTSSDAASLHEATSAPSSSLSNSTPSLASPTPSPSPSPAFLRPRPAGPQSRTKRLSHLFLRGRSNSDRDRAVGEREREVWAHSAAPSSHHYLPPASSSAPGLIKIYGDALSSGANYRSLLANIYSTARQLIAQVITRYTEREREETDDAVLQKHIPEDFLLCDVIGKPIQQPDGAIKWETECRRTVAPWECPLLLVDMWRPKDGFERRFEIQRREDYERKEKEREREREREGENYQGVRWRRSRMSSGGGPEESERGHRGRNTELRRSISDMNLSLRRRQGNHVSSDQRGSGNQPNNNGAVQDRKNIVSMINPQPGENRASKVQAKVGWTNQTVEDEKDYSSSDLEVMSQSLILPPTDRPYFLLLQGYDQCKDFVLYIMAGHTHVFGRKPTMRERERDRERERKGKRPLKVDTFLSAPDLLARHLLVRRDSAVPETPTGQALMRPFRGGAVTHNGVALYREAVLKPGDVIGLGNHFLFLYRDPRVTPAAPLALTMPWQADASTTCCPSGLVDRQEALRQYLGSSEAVLKFHPRHADTLLQEIISKNSSPDSGGGPLAPAFLLSIMIDHASKHLDPALTPQILLKSANLIKEIVWDNIKEFGDKHPTQNSTEQEGEISAPNVQKLSADLRPLMFWMSNATELLNFFQVKVETMEKEWEFEAPGDPVLTADMDTCSEALAQLDDVIMHTFQQCVYHLTKTLYSLLPALLDTNPFSREDKEKEKDGAVGAEGEEKTREEGEADDVSALPPKVAGLVDVYRCSLMLSREACLSPPLTSQTFGYLFFFTNTSLLNTLLERDGLFSWSRAVQIRTNLDIVLDWLQGAGLGDIASEFMKKLSITVNFLCIPKTRLIQSSWTSLMEDHVLLSPAQLHHLLTHYRLGPTRAPPASWAPPPGTELSGDIFESFLDHPPLILPNETPRLDLSQPIPSPELQKEVTRLRTFLWGLDQDELPANQRTRL; from the exons ATGGAGGGGTCTGGCAGTCCTCGCTTCAGAAAGCTTCATTTCCCAGTGGGTCTGTGGATCAACTCGCCCAGGAAACACTTTGCCAAGCTAGGTGGTCGCTGGCCCAGCGCTATCTCTGTCAA GTCGACCACCAGCTCTGACGCAGCCTCCCTCCACGAGGCCACCTCTGCCCCTTCCTCTTCCCTGTCTAACTCCACCCCCTCGCTGGCTTCCCCTACCCCATCCCCGTCTCCCTCCCCGGCCTTCCTTAGGCCGCGGCCTGCTGGGCCCCAGTCTCGCACAAAACGCCTTTCCCATCTTTTTTTGCGGGGGCGCTCCAACAGTGACCGGGACCGAGCagtgggggagagggagagagaggtttgGGCACATTCTGCTGCCCCCTCCTCCCACCACTACTTGCcccctgcttcctcctctgccccTGGTCTGATCAAGATTTATGGGGATGCCCTGTCCAGCGGAGCCAACTATCGCTCCCTGCTGGCCAACATCTACTCTACAGCCAGGCAACTCATCGCCCAGGTCATCACTCGttacactgagagagagagggaggaaacagatgATGCAG TTCTCCAGAAACACATCCCCGAGGACTTCCTGTTGTGTGATGTCATTGGAAAGCCCATCCAGCAGCCAGATGGAGCTATCAAATGGGAGACAGAGTGCCGGAGAACTGTTGCCCCATGGGAATGTCCCTTGTTGTTAGTGGACATGTGGCGGCCTAAGGACGGATTTGAGCGGCGCTTTGAAATCCAGAGGAGGGAAGACTatgaaaggaaagagaaggagagagagagggaacgggagagggagggagagaactACCAAG GTGTGCGCTGGCGGCGGAGCAGGATGTCATCAGGAGGCGGGCCGGAGGAGAGTGAGCGTGGTCACCGCGGAAGGAACACGGAACTCAGGAGAAGCATCAGCGACATGAACCTGAGTCTGCGGCGTCGCCAGGGCAACCATGTCAGCAGTGACCAACGTGGCTCTGGCAACCAGCCGAATAACAATGGGGCAGTGCAGGACAGGAAGAACATTGTGAGCATGATCAACCCACAGCCGGGAGAG AATAGGGCGTCAAAAGTTCAAGCAAAGGTTGGATGGACCAACCAGACAGTGGAGGATGAGAAAGATTACTCCAGTTCCGACCTggaagtgatgtcacagagTTTGATCCTTCCACCCACAGACCGGCCCTACTTCCTGTTGCTGCAGGGTTATGATCAGTGCAAG GATTTTGTTTTGTACATCATGGCGGGACATACGCATGTGTTTGGACGAAAGCccacaatgagagagagagagagggatagagagagggagaggaaggggaagaGGCCTCTGAAGGTGGACACATTCCTCTCTGCTCCTGACCTTTTGGCTAGACATTTACTGGTGAGGAGAGACTCAGCTGTTCCTGAGACGCCCACCGGACAAG CTTTGATGCGGCCCTTCAGGGGAGGTGCAGTAACACACAACGGAGTGGCCCTTTATAGGGAGGCCGTCCTAAAGCCTGGGGATGTGATTGGTCTTGGGaaccacttcctcttcctgtacCGTGACCCCCGTGTCACCCCAGCTGCACCGCTGGCACTAACCATGCCATGGCAGGCGGATGCCTCCACCACCTGCTGCCCCTCAGGGTTGGTGGACAGACAGGAAGCGCTGAGGCAGTACCTGGGATCAAGTGAGGCAGTCTTGAAATTCCATCCTCGTCATGCAGACACCTTGTTACAG GAGATAATCTCCAAAAATTCGTCTCCAGACTCAGGTGGTGGGCCACTGGCTCCTGCTTTCCTCCTGTCAATCATGATAGATCacgcctccaaacacctggacCCTGCTCTCACGCCACAGATATTACTCAAGTCAGCCAATCTAATTAAAGAAATTGTCTGG GATAACATTAAGGAATTTGGGGATAAGCATCCCACGCAAAA TTCCACAGAGCAAGAGGGGGAGATCAGCGCGCCCAATGTTCAGAAACTCTCGGCTGACCTTCGACCCCTGATGTTCTGGATGTCAAACGCCACAGAGCTCCTTAACTTCTTCCAGGTCAAAGTTGAAACCATGGAGAAAGAGTGGGAGTTTGAAG CCCCTGGGGACCCAGTTTTGACAGCGGACATGGACACCTGCTCTGAAGCTCTGGCACAGCTGGATGATGTCATTATGCACACTTTCCAGCAGTGTGTGTATCACCTCACCAAG ACCTTGTACTCATTGCTTCCGGCTCTCCTGGACACCAACCCATTCTCTCGTGAGgacaaggagaaagagaaggatggagctgtgggagcagagggagaagaaaaaacaagggAAGAAGGAGAGGCGGATGACGTGTCCGCCTTACCACCCAAGGTTGCCGGGCTGGTGGACGTGTATCGCTGTTCCCTCATGCTGTCAAGGGAAGCATGTCTGTCCCCTCCTCTGACCTCCCAAACCTTTGGCtacctcttcttcttcaccaaCACCTCCCTGCTCAACACGCTGCTGGAGAGAG atgGACTGTTCTCCTGGTCCAGAGCAGTCCAGATCAGGACAAACTTAGACATAGTTCTGGATTGGCTACAGGGGGCGGGATTAGGAGACATTGCCTCAGAGTTTATGAAGAAACTGTCAATCACCGTCAACTTCCTGTGTATTCCCAAGACTCGACTGATCCAG TCGTCCTGGACCAGTCTAATGGAGGACCATGTCTTGTTAAGCCCCGCCCAGTTGCACCACCTGCTCACCCATTACAGGCTGGGACCAACCAGAGCCCCTCCAGCATCCTGGGCCCCTCCGCCAGGCACAGAGTTGAGTGGAG ACATCTTTGAGAGCTTCCTGGAccatcctcctctcatcctgccAAATGAGACTCCACGCCTCGACCTGTCCCAGCCAATCCCAAGCCCTGAGCTCCAAAAGGAAGTGACACGTCTCCGCACCTTCTTGTGGGGACTTGACCAGGATGAGCtcccagccaatcagaggactcGGCTTTGA